The Oncorhynchus nerka isolate Pitt River linkage group LG15, Oner_Uvic_2.0, whole genome shotgun sequence genome contains the following window.
AAGCAGATGTTCTGTTTGAATCAGATGGCGTGTCGAGTGGAGATGAGAATCATTTGATTACAGTGACGAATGCAAAAGGAAATAAGAGAAGTAAAGTGGTAGTGGAACCTAGTAAATCCAAATCTAGTTCTGATATTTTTGGTTGGAATAGGGGTTTTGGCTCGAGGTTGTTTCCTGGGAGATCCGTTTGAAGTCTCTATTAAAATTGTGGATGCGTTGGATGAGGTGGCGTCGATGAGTGTTATCAATGGTGTTATCTCTGGGGTGGCGCTAGAAGTAAATGCAAAGGATATACATGAAGAATTGGGTCAAGTGGTTGGTGCACAACAACGGACCCGCATTGAAGGATGGGGTGCAGAAACCCACTTCATCCAGCCATTCTATTGTGTTTATTTATGAAGAGTCTCTCCCTTCTCACGTGTATTTGAGTTATATAGGATTTCCTGCAAAAGCCTTCATGCCCAAACATATGCAGTGTGATAAATATAAATTATTTGGCCATGTGTCAAGTTTATGTGGACGGGAGGTGTGTTCTATGCCAGCTGAGCCTAAATGCTGCAAATGTGGTGGTGAACATGCACCCGAATTTCTGAAGTGTCCTGTTAGGGTGAATGAGACGTATGGGCAAGAAAAGGGCTATCCAGAATGTATCTGGAGGCATTGAGACGAGTGGAAGGAGTGAAGTTGAAAAAGTGATTGTAGTAGTAGAAACAATATGTTCCGTGTTAACAGAGGGATCATGACATTTAGCATATTAAGGTGGACTTTATAGCATTTATTACTTTGGTTTTCAACTACACAGCACAAACGGAGAGGAAATCGGAGAAAATAggcatctttgtgtgtgtgcctgggcATTTCTGGGGACTCAGTGGGactgtttgtgtgttttgtttcAATACTCCGTACATTAGGTGGCGGCAATACACCAATAGGTGTAGTTTGCCGTAActttaaagaagaagaagaacttcCGGTTCTCCTTGCTTGATTTCATCACTAAAAAGCCGGAGTGTGGTCTTAGGAAAGGTAGCTAAACAAATACATGGTTTAATGGAAAAATGATATAATATAAGCTAGATTGATTATATATAATGTTGTTCTTTCCATTATTAATAACGAACCATTCGGTTTCATGATACTATACCATCGGCAAGGAAAGATGTTGGAGAGTTGACTGAGTTTATGACAACAACACAcgttgttgttgtagtagctaaactagctagctacatgcacctagctagctagcaggatTATATTGTTAATTTACAGTTTACTAAACGTTGAGTTGATTGAACGACTGCGATCCATTCCGTTACAAAATTGCATTATTTGTTTTTGATGTACATTTGCTCCACAGAGTTTAGCCAActatctagctaacgttacggtACACGTGAAGACTACCTAATATGGGTCGCCGCAAGTCCAAGAGAAAGCCCCCCCCAAAGAAGAAGCTTACTGGAAATTTGGACACTCAATTCACCTGTCCGTTCTGCAATCACGAAAAGTCATGTGATGTGAAAATGTAAGTAACAAAGTACAGTATATTAAGTGTATATATACTCCCGTtcagaagtttggggtcacttagaaatgttcttgttttttaaggaaaaacattttttttgtcatttaaaataacatcaaattgatgttTTGTAAACGTCTGATTTTTTAAaaatagaatatctacataggtgtacagaggcccattatcagcaaccatcactccaatggcacgttgtgttagctaatccaagtttttaTAATTTTTAAAGGCTTATTGATCATTGGAAAACCcttttatgttagcacagctgaaaactgttgtcctgattaaaaaaGCAATATAACCGGCCTTCTTTAAACttattgagtatctggagcatcagtatttgtgggttcaattacaggctcaaaatggctagaaacaaagaactttcttctgaaactcatcagtctagtcttgttctgagaaatgaacaagttccacagacatgtgactaacataaatggaataatgtgtccagtcagtatctggtatggccaccagctgcattaagtactgcagtgcatctccccctcatggactgcaccagatgatgctgtgacatTCCGTCCCAGACCATGGCGGACCCCcctcctccaaatcgatcccgctccagagtacaggcctcggtgtaacgctcattccttcaatgataaatgcgaatccgaccatcacccctggtgagacaaaactgtgactcgtCACTGAAGAGcagtttttgccagtcctgtctggtccagcgacggtgggtttgtgcccataggtgacattgttgccagtgatgtctggtgaggacctgccttacaacaggcctacaagccctcattccagcctctctcagcctattgcggacagtctgagcactgatggagggattgtgcgttcctggtgtaactcgggcagttgttgttgccatcctgtacctgtcctgcaggtgtgatgttcggctgtactgatcctgtgcaggtgttgttacacgtggtctgccactgcgaggacgatcagctgtctgtcctgtctccctgtagcgctgtcttaggtgtctcacagtacagacattgcaatttattgccctggccacatctgcagtcctcatgcctccttgcatcatgcctaaggcacattcacgcagatgagcagggaccctgggcatctttctttggtTTTTTTCAGAGTCGGTAGAAGggcctcttttagtgtcctaagtttacctaactgtgaccttaattgcctaccttctgtaagctgttagtgtcttaatgatcgTTCCACagctgcatgttcattaattgtttatggttcattgaacaagcatgggaaacagtgtttaaacccattACAATGAagttctgtgaagttatttgtttTTTTACGAATTACCTTTGAAaggcagggtcctgaaaaggggatgtttttttgtttgttgctgagtttatatatgcatacttttctttatttttacaattttctacattgtagaataacagtgatgacatcaaaactatgaaataacacatggaatcatgtggtagcCAAAAAagtgaacaaatcaaaatatattttagattcttcaaagtagccacactttgcgttgatgttttgcacactcttggcacttaaacaaatcaaaatatatgagaTTTTTCAAACACTTTTTTggggtactacatgattccatgtgttatttcatagttttgatgtcttcactattattatacaatgtagaaaatatgaaaaataaagaaaaaaccctggaatgagtaggtgtccaaacttttgattggtaccatgtagaggtcgaccgattttatAATTTTTCAATACCAAtaattggaggacccaaaaaagccgataccgattaatcggccgcttaaaaatatatatatatattatttattattatttttttaatgtatttgtaataatgacaattacaacgatACTGAATGAACagtgaacacttttattttaacttaatataatgcataaataaaatcaatttagtctcaaataaataatgaaacatgttcaatttggtttaaataatacaaaaacacagtgttggagaagaaagtaaaagtgcaatatgtgccatgtaaaaagctaacgtttaagttcgttgctcagaacatatgaaagttggtggttcaatattcccagttcttcaatattcccagttaagaagttttaggttgtagttattattaggAATTATAACGTgtcaactatttctctctataccatttgtatttcatatacctttgtcTATTGTATGTTCTAATAGGCAcattagtattgccagcctaatctcaggattggataggcttgaagtcataaacagcgctgtgattCAAgtattgctaagagctgctggcaaacgcagtaaagtgctgaatgaatgcttacgagcctgatGCTGCCTACCacagctcagtcagactgctctatcaagtATCAAATCATAAACTTAATTAtagtataataaacacagaaatactagtctttggtcattaatatggtcaaatctggaaactataatttcgaaaacaaaacgtttatttcagtgaaatacgaagCGTTCCATATTTTATCAGACGGGTGGCAACCATAAGTCttaatattgctgttacattgcacaaccttcaatgttatgtcataattgtgTAAAATTCTTGCAAATTatttcgcaacgagccaggtggcccaaacagTTGCATATACCTTGACTCTGagtgcaatgaacacaagagaagtgacacaatttccctagttaatattacctgctaacataatttaaaaaaaaaactaaatatgcaggtttaaaaatatatatacttctgtgtattgattttaagaaaggcattgatgtttatggttaggtacattcgtgcaacgattgtgctttttttgtgagtgcgcttttgttaaatcatcccccgtttggcgaagtaggctgtgattcgatgataaattaacaggcaccgcattgattatttgCAACGCAGGGCAAGCTAgtaaactacacatggttgatgatattactaggttaactagtggttatgtgaagattgattgtttttataagaagttTAATACTAGCTAGCAACTCACCTTGGCtacttgctgcactcgcgtatcAGGTGATCAGCCTGCCACGTTTCCTCGTGCAGTGCAATGTAATTGGCCATAATCGTCATCCATTAATCCAGATTACCCATTTTTatcatgaaaacttgaaatcggccatacctattaatcggtcgacctctagtagtgtgtgtgtgtgtatacatagattgtagcttccatcaatctgcaatattaaagctgatctgttccctaaagaaaaataaataaagtacAGTATGGCTATCTCCCAAATGGCATATCAAAAGAGAACCATCGCGCTCTTCCAAAGGTTTGACTGGTGCGTAAAACCTGCAAATTCAGTAAAGGAAGAGGTGTAATGGGTTAGCACTCAAAAATATGTTGCATAAAGCTTCATTGTTCaatgttttaaatgttttactgcaTCAAGGATAGCATACACAGGCGTTacctctcaaatggcaccctattccatacgtactttgaccagaaccctatgtgccctggtcaaaagcacactacatgaccataagtatgtggacacctgcttgttgtaCATCACATTCCAAAGtcaatgggcattaatatggagttggtccactcCTTTTCTGCCTACACTCTTTtgaaaaggctttccactagatgttggagcatTGCTGTGTGGCCTGGCTTGCTCGGCTTTCCAAATAAtcctaaaggtgttcgatggggttgaggtcagggctttgtgcaggccagtgaagttcttccacaacgatctcGACAGACCATTTaggtatggacctcactttgtgcacgggggcattgtcatgctgaaacaggaaagggccttccctaaactgttgccacaaagttggaagcacagaatcgtctagaatgtcattgtattctgtagcattaagatttcccttcactggaactaaggggcctagcacaAACCatggaaaaacagccccagactattattcctcctccaccgaactttacagttagcactatgcattggggcaggtagcgttctcctggcatcgaCGAAACCCAGATTAGCCTGTTGGACTGCAgacggtgaagcatgattcatcactccagagaacgtgtttccactgctccagagtcccaaTTGCGGcgtgctttacaccactccagccgacacttggcattgtgcatggtgatcttaggcttctgtgcagctgctcggcaatggaaacatttcatgaagctcccgacgaacagttattgtgctgacgttgcttcaagaggcagtttgggactctgtagtgagtgttgcaaccgaggacagatgggttttacgcgcttcagcactctgtggtcccgttctgtgaacttgtgtgacctaccactttgcggcagagctgttgttgctcctagatgtttccacttcacattaacagcactttcagttgaccagggcagttcatgcagggcagaatttggacaaactgacttgttggaaaggtggaatcctatgacggtgccatctttaaagtcactgagttcttcagtaaggccattttactgccactgtttgtctatggagattgcatggctgtgtgctcaattttatacacctgtcagtgacgggtgtggctgaaatagccaaatctactaattCAAAGGGATATCCACATACTTGTGTGTAATGTTATATATTTTAGTGTAGTTCTCTAGGAGGTACTGCACCTCAGGCTGTAGCTCTGACATTTTAATGATGCAACTATTTATTAATACTTTGTTTAAACTTTTGATTTTCTTGTATTGCCAACAGGGAAAGGACCAGAAATACTGGGATAATATCATGCACAGTTTGCCTGGAGGAGTTCCAAACCCCCATTACCTGTATCCTTTGAAGTCTATTGAACTCACACAACAGCTATTGTTCTCATAATCACATtgagtatgtttacatgcacactaataatttGATATTAAACTGCAGAACGACAAAtgtttgtcagctcggggattcgatcttgcaacctttcggttactagtccaacgctttaaccacgaggctacctgccgccccatatgcaGTTTTTATAAAAACTGTTCTTCACTTTGTACATGACAAAGTAGCCCGACGGTGGTGGATTCACAGACCTCCACGGACAAGGAGGGTGAAAAGATATCCATTATAATAAAAGCACTGCGTGAATCTCTTATTTTGGTATGAGACCAAATTGGCTTTTACAAACATTTCATGAAATTCTACATCATTTTACATAACTGGAGACTTTTGTTAATACCACAACAGAGCAGAGAACACCTGAGTGCATGCTGCAGCACCGGAGACGATCAGAATCTTTTGTTAATACCACAACAGAGCAGAGAACACCTGAGCGCATGCTGCAGCACCGGAGACGATCAGAATCTTTTGTTAATACCACAACAGAGCAGAGAACACCTGAGCGCATGCTGCAGCACCGGAGACGATCAGAATCTTTTGTTAATACCACAACAGAGCAGAGAACACCTGAGCGCATGCTGCAGCACCGAGACGATCAGAATCTTTGTTAATACCACAACAGAGCAGAGAACACCTGAGCGCATGCTGCAGCACCGGAGACGATCAGAATCTTTTGTTAATACCACAACAGAGCAGAGAACACCTGAGCGCATGCTGCAGCACCAGAGACGATCAGAATCTTTTGTTAATACCACAACAGAGCAGAGAACACCTGAGCGCATGCTGCAGCAACAGAGCAGAGAGACGATCAGAATCTTTTTTGTTAATACCACAACAGAGCAGAGAACACCTGATGCTGCAGCACCGGAGACGATCAGAATCTTTTGTTAATACCACAACAGAGCAGAGAACACCTGAGCGCATGGCACCGGAGACATCAGAATCTTTTGCACCGAGAGACGATCAGAATCTTTTGTTAATACCACAACAGAGCAGAGAACACCTGAGCGCATGCTGCAGCACCAGAGACGATCAGAATCTTTTGTTAATACCACAACAGAGCAGAGAACACCTGAGCGCATGCTGCAGCACCGGAGACGATCAGAATCTTTTGTTAATACCACAACAGAGCAGAGAACACCTGAGCGCATGCTGCAGCACCGGAGACGATCAGAATCTTTTGTTAATACCACAACAGAGCAGAGAACACCTGAGCGCATGCTGCAGCACCGGAGACGTTGTGATTTCTATACAGCCTATTTAAAAACAAAAAGGAAAGTTTAAGTTTGGAACAGTACTAAAGTTGTCTAGCAACTGTAAATATTCAGCACAACTGAACTAGTCACTACGGAAGTATGGCCTATTTGCATTTGTAAACTATTTTCATTTGGGAAACTATCATTTTCaaatatattatattttattCCAAGATATTGTTACAAAATAGATGTGTGCAGACTGTGATTAGGGCATGGGAGTATAAGTTAAATTAACAGACTAGGCTTTAGCAGACATAGCTCACCGCATGATCCTCAAACCAAAGACCAGCCAAACTCATCTTTCTAAACGGGAATTCCAAGGCACTGTAGAATGATTGCATAGCCTAATAAGGCATATTTTGTTTCGTAATTTAATTCTAAGTAATAATACAAAAATAATCATATTTATTTCAAGTTAGTATGTTAATACTTTTTTTGCGGATCTCCCTCACATTTTTCAAATTGAGAACACGGGGCTGCCTGGTCAAATGAATTCTGATAGGCCTAAATATGATTTATTTATAATGACCACAAGTCCCATAAACGATAGAATGACAAACTAAATCAATATGTAGTCTATAGCAGCCTATAGGTAGGTAGCCTAAATGGTGGTATTActgtttgtttttctctctggCGGTGGCACGAAGGATGATCTGTAGGCGTGTGTGTAGAGGCCCGTCGGTCGGAGGCGTGACCACTTTGAGAGGACAAATCCGACGTGACAAAAACGTGACCAGGGTTCGCTAAAACGGCTGTCCTCAAAACAGTCTTATACAATGCACTTGAACTCGACCTACTGAGTGCTTCGCTTACAGAAACGTGCCCCCCTCTATTGCGTATGCAGACAAACTGATCCACCGCATGGACCTTTACCACGACACCAACGAGAGCTAGGATCCACATTCACAACGTCTCCGTCACGATGGTCATAACTCTACGGGCCCCAGAACGACACGAGGACCACTGCTGTCCTTTCAGCACCAAGATTCTAGGATCCACATTCACAACGTGTCCGTCACGATGGTCATAACTCTACGGGCCCCAGAACGACACGAGGACCACTGCTGTCCTTTCAGCACCAAGATTCTAGGATCCACATTCACAACGTGTCCGTCACGATGGTCATAACTCTACGGGCCCCAGAACGACACGAGGACCACTGCTGTCCTTTCAGCACCAAGATTCTAGGATCCACATTCACAACGTGTCCGTCACGATGGTCATAACTCTACGGGCCCCAGAACGACACGAGGACCACTGCTGTCCTTTCAGCACCAAGATTCTAGGATCCACATTCACAGCGTCTCCGTCACGATGGTCATAACTCTACGGGCCCCAGAACGACACGAGGACCACTGCTGTCCTTTCAGCACCAAGATTCTAGGATCCACATTCACAGCGTCTCCGTCACGATGGTCATAACTCTACGGGCCCCAGAACGACACGAGGACCACTGCTGTCCTTTCAGCACCAAGATTCTAGGATCCACATTCACAGCGTCTCCACGATGGTCATAATGGTCATAACTCTAGCGGGCCCCAGATGGTCATAACGGGCCCCAGAACACACGAGGACCACTGCTGTCCTTTCAGCACCAAGATTCTAGGATCCACATTCACAGCGTCTCCGTCACGATGGTCATAACTCTACGGGCCCCAGAACGACACGAGGACCACTGCTGTCCTTTCAGCACCAAGATTCTAGGATCCACATTCACAGCGTCTCCGTCACGATGGTCATAACTCTACGGGCCCCAGAACGACACGGGCCCCAGGACCACTGCTGTCCTTTCAGCACCAAGATTCTAGGATCCACATTCACAGCGTCTCCGTCACGATGGTCATAACTCTACGGGCCCCAGAACGACACGAGGACCACTGCTGTCCTTTCAGCACCAAGATTCTAGGATCCACATTCACAGCGTCTCCGTCACGATGGTCATAACTCTACGGGCCCCAGAACGACACGAGGACCACTGCTGTCCTTTCAGCACCAAGATTCTAGGTGCTCAAAATCACTCTAGATGTAGCCGACAACTAATAGTCCTTCTCAACCCTTATTACAAATGGAAGATTATCACTTCTCACAATGGTGCTCGTTTAGTAACGTTAGAACAAAGCGAAGTCAATGTCTCGCAGGATCGCAATGTGTAATTCGTGTTTTACATAGCAGATCCGAATATAATGGCATATAGTCTGCTTTACCAGGCCTGTAATGTTACACCAGAAACACCTCTTCTGTCGTTTCTTATCTGAAGCTGAGTAGTCCTCTTTTTTTACCAAGACTCAACAGTGTGCACGCCGCAGGCAACGCTTTGATGCAAAATAACAAGAAATGTTCATATTTTAACACCATCTGCTTCCATTTGGTCACAAAACAGTAATTCAAGAAGATCTCAATTCATAttcccatgaaactgattgagatcaaatgATTGACAGGCAGTCTGAACATTTCACCAGTAAAACGTGAAGAATTACCATTCACCATTGACAGTGATAATGGCCTACTTTGAAATGAGGTATGACTAACTTGGTGTTTGGGGGTATTaaacatttgacattttcttGAGACAAGACGTGTGGGCATATAGGCAGTTTTtaatcaaactattatattaatctgactatccacaataatcacattattgtgtgcatgtaaccgtacTAGTTGATATGTAATCAATAAGGCTGCAGCAAGTGTCATTTCCTAAGGATGTAATGCCCAATTCCAATGGGATTGGCTATTATGATAAGATTGTTTTATAGGTATTTAAACATCAGGAATGCTAACAGCACAGTTagactgtaagttgctctggataagagcatctgataAATGGCTCAAATATAAATACACCAATGACTAGACAGTTGCATGCCAGTCACATTTACTCCAATCTCCTGTTGCTAACATTTTCTAGGTTGAGTGTGTATATAAGTTACATGTCCTTACCTTACTCTCAAAGATCTGTCAGAGCCTGTGGACGTGTACAGTGATTGGATAGACGCTTGTGAAGCAGCCAATCAGTAGCCCAGGCTCACCGGGGCGGAAGACCTCACGTTGGAACAGGAAGCTGATTTAGAGGTGGCGCTCGTCTGTTTCTCACCAATCACTGCCAGTCTTCAGCTCAAGATGATGGTcccgttccaggccgactacatTGCAGACGTCGCATTGCATCAACCAATAGTTGCCACGTCATCAACTGCTGTTGGGCATCATATTGCTGTGtcatgtggttagctgatatgtGAACCAACTATCCAGACGTTGTGAGATCTGGCAGATGCCTACAATGTAGTCAGCCTGGTAAGCAACCTCTGACCTTTACCTCACCGCACATCTCCCACACTAGTGACCTGGCGTCCACCGAGACTGTCTTGAGTAGCCATAGTTCagtccagggccctatataggttacgccccaaatggcaccccattccctatgtagggcactacttttgacctgctCCCGTAGGGCTCGGGTGGAAAAtaatgcacaatatagggaatagggttccatgtgGGATGTGACCTTAGAGGTATATATGACTCTGGTTAAGTCAACCTATTCCCCTACTCACCGTTTTAATTCATACAGACTTCATTTTAGCGGTCAGTTGTCATGGCTCCTAGCTTACTGGTAGGATTATACAGGTAGTTGCTGCTCTTGGGTTAGTTTTTGTTTTTCCACAATTAGTTTTTACTCTCCCCTGTGTACAGAGATACACAATACCACAGTGTACAGCAATACCATAGTGTTGGGTCATTCCATTGGGGTGTATTCAGTGTAACTCTGAGTGTGTTTATGCAGAGTAACCTAGTGGGGTGTACCAGAAAGCAGGATTGttaagttagccagctaactttgataTGCAGTTAAATATATCTTTATTTTATATTTAGAAAGCTAAACTTGAGTATGGGTTGTTGTTGGTTGTCAAGTCAATTATACCATGACGATTTCAAGTTGGATTTTGTTGGGACTGTTAGCTGGCTAAGTCATTGATCCTGCTTTCTGGAACAGTCTAAACTCTCAAGTGGTTTCTGAAATATTTTCTATGAATATCCCAGGTCCGTTTTCTTAATGTGAAAATGGTTACGGTATCTCCCTGAAGACATGTTGCACCATTCCTTTGTTAGAGAAAATGTACTAAAAGGGAGAGGTCGGATGGTACATAAACAGTAGGTCCAAATTAGTATTATTCATTTGATTATTTTAGTTTTTCAAATGATAAGAAAATTGCCAATGATTTGCAGTTGGTTGCCCTTTGTAATATTGTAatgatttttattttcaatgtgaCAAATTAAAAAGTGTTGTATTTTGACATCCACAATGAATGTGTCTGTGTCGACGGTCTGAGAGTTAACCAGCTATATAGAGCATGTTTCTACTGGAGAGACATGCTGTTTCATTTCCTGACAGTAGGCTAGCTAGAGGAAACCGCCAAACTGTACAGTTTACCACTAAAACCTGAACATTTTCCTCGTCATAACTCAGATGTGAGCACCGTGGGTGTATGTTTGCCCCAGTGCatttgtgtgattgtgtgtgtttgccccagtgcatttgtgtgtgtttgccccagtgcatttgtgtgtgtttgccccaGTGCatttgtgtgattgtgtgtgtttgcccCAGTGCATTTGTGTGTTTGCCCCAGTGCatttgtgtgattgtgtgtgtttgcccCAGTGCatttgtgtgattgtgtgtgtttgcccCAGTGCatttgtgtgattgtgtgtgtttgccccagtgcatttgtgtgtgtttgccccagtgcatttgtgtgtgtttgccccaGTGCatttgtgtgattgtgtgtgtttgcccCAGTGCATTTGTGTGATTGTGTGCGTTGCCCCAGTGCATTTGTGTGATTGTGTGCGTTGCCCCAGTGCatttgtgtgattgtgtgtgtttgcccCAGTGCATTTGTGTGATTGTGTGCGTTGCCCCAGTGCATTTGTGTGATTGTGTGCGTTGCCCCAGTGCATTTGTGTGATTGTGTGCGTTGCCCCAGTGCATTTGTGTGATTGTGTGCGTTTGCCCCAGTGCATTTGTGTGATTGTGTGCGTTGCCCCAGTGCATTTGTGTGATTGTGTGCGTTGCCCATGGTTCTCAGCTGTGGATATTGACAATGAGTTATGATCACGATGATGAGTGGTTATCAGTTTGTTCTATCCCCCCATCCCTATCTcaatctctcctctcattcagcaTGTGAGGTCAAGTGTCACTCTAGTCTCTGTTCTCAAGGCTGCCAATAACCCACACAACGGTGCCATGGCAACCGTTTCCAAGGTAACAAGTATTTTGTTTCTAGACACCTGGAGCTGTGCTCACACAACCTGCCATTTTAGTAACTTTTACACATCCACCATCAACAAGTTGCGTAATGTATGTGCATGTAATTGCTGCATTTAAACACAATGCAAATTAGTAAGGAATGTTTACAGGGCATAGAAACAGTTGATGGTGTTAGGTA
Protein-coding sequences here:
- the elof1 gene encoding transcription elongation factor 1 homolog, translating into MGRRKSKRKPPPKKKLTGNLDTQFTCPFCNHEKSCDVKMERTRNTGIISCTVCLEEFQTPITYLSEPVDVYSDWIDACEAANQ